The Mercenaria mercenaria strain notata chromosome 10, MADL_Memer_1, whole genome shotgun sequence genome contains a region encoding:
- the LOC123560126 gene encoding uncharacterized protein LOC123560126 isoform X1 — translation MTTDFNRKWIVKIRVFSLLGLSIMNQEETDIEEIRRENVELLTEISQLCSRKDRTRVENIFLLGKIGAGKSALVNTVIRAIAGKNIPKAKVGQGRTQSKTFTLERFESCGVTEEDITDETQRDLVLGMLNRLPTILDAAGRGDNDTSESLMEILELCIGGYIPPGTSIEAVEALQEKYGVGALKDTVFTKSQDDRKVTKVVYVQSGREKVSEDLVNCLQKVLRKTDPETLQPLYTGEIYVVITKYDLVKHDCSSDDENEHVTLEAFEREEKNVADLFNIQGALKDNMIRWVSYTDTVDTDDPKIDNTALKFIKRMVTPGNRQRNGAVVKPVITRFTEMKLEARRWWRNQNFTLPLILLIIIGLLLAIVMYMCLTATPTN, via the exons ATGACAACAGATTTTAACCGAAAGTGGATAGTTAAAATACGTGTGTTTTCTCTATTAGG TCTAAGCATCATGAATCAGGAAGAAACTGATATTGAAGAAATAAGACGTGAAAACGTGGAACTCTTGACGGAGATATCCCAACTATGTAGCAGGAAGGACAGGACCAGGGTGGAGAATATATTTCTTCTTGGGAAAATTGGTGCTGGTAAAAGTGCTCTTGTAAACACAGTAATCAGAGCCATTGCTGGAAAGAATATACCAAAGGCTAAAGTTGGACAAGGGAGAACACAGTCAAAGACTTTTACTTTAGAGAG GTTTGAAAGTTGTGGTGTGACGGAAGAAGATATTACTGATGAAACCCAGAGGGACCTTGTACTAGGGATGTTAAATCGTTTGCCCACCATTCTTGATGCGGCTGGAAGAGGTGACAATGACACAAGCGAATCTTTGATGGAAATTCTGGAACTTTGTATTGGAG GCTACATTCCACCTGGTACAAGCATAGAGGCTGTGGAAGCACTACAAGAAAAATACGGTGTAGGTGCTTTAAAGGATACGGTCTTCACAAAGTCGCAAGACGACCGGAAGGTTACAAAGGTTGTATATGTTCAGAGCGGTCGGGAAAAAGTATCAGAGGATTTGGTGAATTGTCTTCAAAAAGTACTGAGAAAAACCGACCCCGAAACACTCCAGCCATTAT ataccgGTGAGATTTATGTCGTGATTACAAAATACGATTTGGTTAAGCACGATTGTTCTTCCGACGATGAGAATGAACATGTTACCTTAGAAGCATTTGAGAGAGAGGAAAAGAACGTTGCTGACTTGTTTAATATCCAAGGTGCACTTAAGGATAACATGATACGCTGGGTTAGTTATACAGATACGGTTGACACCGACGACCCAAAAATAGACAACACCGCACTAAAGTTCATTAAACGCATGGTCACGCCGGGAAACCGTCAGCGAAATGGTGCGGTCGTGAAACCCGTGATAACTCGCTTTACCGAAATGAAGCTAGAGGCAAGGAGATGGTGGAGAAATCAAAACTTCACAttgccattaatacttttgataatTATTGGGCTTCTTTTGGCGATCGTGATGTACATGTGTTTAACAGCAACCCCAACAAACTGA
- the LOC123560126 gene encoding uncharacterized protein LOC123560126 isoform X3, with protein sequence MNQEETDIEEIRRENVELLTEISQLCSRKDRTRVENIFLLGKIGAGKSALVNTVIRAIAGKNIPKAKVGQGRTQSKTFTLERFESCGVTEEDITDETQRDLVLGMLNRLPTILDAAGRGDNDTSESLMEILELCIGGYIPPGTSIEAVEALQEKYGVGALKDTVFTKSQDDRKVTKVVYVQSGREKVSEDLVNCLQKVLRKTDPETLQPLYTGEIYVVITKYDLVKHDCSSDDENEHVTLEAFEREEKNVADLFNIQGALKDNMIRWVSYTDTVDTDDPKIDNTALKFIKRMVTPGNRQRNGAVVKPVITRFTEMKLEARRWWRNQNFTLPLILLIIIGLLLAIVMYMCLTATPTN encoded by the exons ATGAATCAGGAAGAAACTGATATTGAAGAAATAAGACGTGAAAACGTGGAACTCTTGACGGAGATATCCCAACTATGTAGCAGGAAGGACAGGACCAGGGTGGAGAATATATTTCTTCTTGGGAAAATTGGTGCTGGTAAAAGTGCTCTTGTAAACACAGTAATCAGAGCCATTGCTGGAAAGAATATACCAAAGGCTAAAGTTGGACAAGGGAGAACACAGTCAAAGACTTTTACTTTAGAGAG GTTTGAAAGTTGTGGTGTGACGGAAGAAGATATTACTGATGAAACCCAGAGGGACCTTGTACTAGGGATGTTAAATCGTTTGCCCACCATTCTTGATGCGGCTGGAAGAGGTGACAATGACACAAGCGAATCTTTGATGGAAATTCTGGAACTTTGTATTGGAG GCTACATTCCACCTGGTACAAGCATAGAGGCTGTGGAAGCACTACAAGAAAAATACGGTGTAGGTGCTTTAAAGGATACGGTCTTCACAAAGTCGCAAGACGACCGGAAGGTTACAAAGGTTGTATATGTTCAGAGCGGTCGGGAAAAAGTATCAGAGGATTTGGTGAATTGTCTTCAAAAAGTACTGAGAAAAACCGACCCCGAAACACTCCAGCCATTAT ataccgGTGAGATTTATGTCGTGATTACAAAATACGATTTGGTTAAGCACGATTGTTCTTCCGACGATGAGAATGAACATGTTACCTTAGAAGCATTTGAGAGAGAGGAAAAGAACGTTGCTGACTTGTTTAATATCCAAGGTGCACTTAAGGATAACATGATACGCTGGGTTAGTTATACAGATACGGTTGACACCGACGACCCAAAAATAGACAACACCGCACTAAAGTTCATTAAACGCATGGTCACGCCGGGAAACCGTCAGCGAAATGGTGCGGTCGTGAAACCCGTGATAACTCGCTTTACCGAAATGAAGCTAGAGGCAAGGAGATGGTGGAGAAATCAAAACTTCACAttgccattaatacttttgataatTATTGGGCTTCTTTTGGCGATCGTGATGTACATGTGTTTAACAGCAACCCCAACAAACTGA
- the LOC123560126 gene encoding uncharacterized protein LOC123560126 isoform X4 yields MTTDFNRKWIVKIRVFSLLGFESCGVTEEDITDETQRDLVLGMLNRLPTILDAAGRGDNDTSESLMEILELCIGGYIPPGTSIEAVEALQEKYGVGALKDTVFTKSQDDRKVTKVVYVQSGREKVSEDLVNCLQKVLRKTDPETLQPLYTGEIYVVITKYDLVKHDCSSDDENEHVTLEAFEREEKNVADLFNIQGALKDNMIRWVSYTDTVDTDDPKIDNTALKFIKRMVTPGNRQRNGAVVKPVITRFTEMKLEARRWWRNQNFTLPLILLIIIGLLLAIVMYMCLTATPTN; encoded by the exons ATGACAACAGATTTTAACCGAAAGTGGATAGTTAAAATACGTGTGTTTTCTCTATTAGG GTTTGAAAGTTGTGGTGTGACGGAAGAAGATATTACTGATGAAACCCAGAGGGACCTTGTACTAGGGATGTTAAATCGTTTGCCCACCATTCTTGATGCGGCTGGAAGAGGTGACAATGACACAAGCGAATCTTTGATGGAAATTCTGGAACTTTGTATTGGAG GCTACATTCCACCTGGTACAAGCATAGAGGCTGTGGAAGCACTACAAGAAAAATACGGTGTAGGTGCTTTAAAGGATACGGTCTTCACAAAGTCGCAAGACGACCGGAAGGTTACAAAGGTTGTATATGTTCAGAGCGGTCGGGAAAAAGTATCAGAGGATTTGGTGAATTGTCTTCAAAAAGTACTGAGAAAAACCGACCCCGAAACACTCCAGCCATTAT ataccgGTGAGATTTATGTCGTGATTACAAAATACGATTTGGTTAAGCACGATTGTTCTTCCGACGATGAGAATGAACATGTTACCTTAGAAGCATTTGAGAGAGAGGAAAAGAACGTTGCTGACTTGTTTAATATCCAAGGTGCACTTAAGGATAACATGATACGCTGGGTTAGTTATACAGATACGGTTGACACCGACGACCCAAAAATAGACAACACCGCACTAAAGTTCATTAAACGCATGGTCACGCCGGGAAACCGTCAGCGAAATGGTGCGGTCGTGAAACCCGTGATAACTCGCTTTACCGAAATGAAGCTAGAGGCAAGGAGATGGTGGAGAAATCAAAACTTCACAttgccattaatacttttgataatTATTGGGCTTCTTTTGGCGATCGTGATGTACATGTGTTTAACAGCAACCCCAACAAACTGA
- the LOC123560126 gene encoding uncharacterized protein LOC123560126 isoform X2, giving the protein MDIFSLSIMNQEETDIEEIRRENVELLTEISQLCSRKDRTRVENIFLLGKIGAGKSALVNTVIRAIAGKNIPKAKVGQGRTQSKTFTLERFESCGVTEEDITDETQRDLVLGMLNRLPTILDAAGRGDNDTSESLMEILELCIGGYIPPGTSIEAVEALQEKYGVGALKDTVFTKSQDDRKVTKVVYVQSGREKVSEDLVNCLQKVLRKTDPETLQPLYTGEIYVVITKYDLVKHDCSSDDENEHVTLEAFEREEKNVADLFNIQGALKDNMIRWVSYTDTVDTDDPKIDNTALKFIKRMVTPGNRQRNGAVVKPVITRFTEMKLEARRWWRNQNFTLPLILLIIIGLLLAIVMYMCLTATPTN; this is encoded by the exons ATGGATATATTCAG TCTAAGCATCATGAATCAGGAAGAAACTGATATTGAAGAAATAAGACGTGAAAACGTGGAACTCTTGACGGAGATATCCCAACTATGTAGCAGGAAGGACAGGACCAGGGTGGAGAATATATTTCTTCTTGGGAAAATTGGTGCTGGTAAAAGTGCTCTTGTAAACACAGTAATCAGAGCCATTGCTGGAAAGAATATACCAAAGGCTAAAGTTGGACAAGGGAGAACACAGTCAAAGACTTTTACTTTAGAGAG GTTTGAAAGTTGTGGTGTGACGGAAGAAGATATTACTGATGAAACCCAGAGGGACCTTGTACTAGGGATGTTAAATCGTTTGCCCACCATTCTTGATGCGGCTGGAAGAGGTGACAATGACACAAGCGAATCTTTGATGGAAATTCTGGAACTTTGTATTGGAG GCTACATTCCACCTGGTACAAGCATAGAGGCTGTGGAAGCACTACAAGAAAAATACGGTGTAGGTGCTTTAAAGGATACGGTCTTCACAAAGTCGCAAGACGACCGGAAGGTTACAAAGGTTGTATATGTTCAGAGCGGTCGGGAAAAAGTATCAGAGGATTTGGTGAATTGTCTTCAAAAAGTACTGAGAAAAACCGACCCCGAAACACTCCAGCCATTAT ataccgGTGAGATTTATGTCGTGATTACAAAATACGATTTGGTTAAGCACGATTGTTCTTCCGACGATGAGAATGAACATGTTACCTTAGAAGCATTTGAGAGAGAGGAAAAGAACGTTGCTGACTTGTTTAATATCCAAGGTGCACTTAAGGATAACATGATACGCTGGGTTAGTTATACAGATACGGTTGACACCGACGACCCAAAAATAGACAACACCGCACTAAAGTTCATTAAACGCATGGTCACGCCGGGAAACCGTCAGCGAAATGGTGCGGTCGTGAAACCCGTGATAACTCGCTTTACCGAAATGAAGCTAGAGGCAAGGAGATGGTGGAGAAATCAAAACTTCACAttgccattaatacttttgataatTATTGGGCTTCTTTTGGCGATCGTGATGTACATGTGTTTAACAGCAACCCCAACAAACTGA